In a genomic window of Streptomyces sp. BHT-5-2:
- a CDS encoding MFS transporter produces MAASHATAGSRSNRAVLLTVTCLGQFMVLLDNTIVGAALPDMQHRLHTQLTGLQWIVDAYVLLVAMLLLSGGVFADRFGRKRVYLTGVVVFTAASLLCSLAPSLGWLVAGRVLQGIGAAALSPASLALLAAAHPVPRERIKAIGLWAGLSGIGLAAGPVAGGVLAQAFGWPAIFLINLPIGVVLLLVGLRRLGESRNPGAPAMDVPGTALSVLAVGVLTYGLIEGGARGWTSPVILGCFAAAAILLAAFVAVEARRSAPMLPLRLFRQRLFTVSNTAMVVVGFALMGSSFFFSQFFVYVQGSSILRAGLQTLPVSLAMVIVSPYAGRLAARYGFRIVVTTGLALAGLGLLALGTVHADTGYGNVWWRLGLAGIGFALAMSPLTGAAIQAVSPQEGGLASGISSTTRQIGAVLGVAVLGAIVRARQSGGASFESGLNSAFLAAGTVTLATAVFSGLWLARSKPAEGSAEPRRSTDPDAVTTSNEASVKSR; encoded by the coding sequence ATAGCTGCATCGCATGCGACCGCAGGCAGTCGATCAAACCGGGCCGTGCTGCTCACGGTGACCTGCCTGGGCCAGTTCATGGTCCTGCTCGACAACACGATCGTTGGAGCGGCACTGCCCGATATGCAGCACCGGCTGCACACGCAGTTGACCGGACTGCAATGGATCGTCGACGCGTACGTACTGCTCGTCGCCATGCTGCTGCTGTCCGGCGGTGTCTTCGCCGACCGGTTCGGCCGCAAGCGGGTGTACCTGACCGGCGTGGTGGTGTTCACCGCCGCGTCGCTGCTGTGCAGCCTCGCGCCCTCGCTCGGCTGGCTGGTCGCCGGCCGGGTGCTGCAGGGCATCGGGGCCGCGGCGCTGAGCCCTGCCTCGCTCGCCCTGCTCGCCGCCGCCCATCCCGTGCCGCGAGAACGCATCAAGGCGATCGGACTGTGGGCCGGACTCAGCGGAATCGGTCTGGCCGCAGGCCCCGTGGCCGGCGGCGTGCTGGCACAAGCCTTCGGCTGGCCCGCCATCTTCCTGATCAATCTGCCCATAGGCGTGGTCCTGCTGCTGGTCGGCCTGCGCCGCCTCGGCGAGTCCCGCAACCCGGGCGCCCCCGCGATGGACGTCCCGGGCACGGCGCTGTCCGTTCTGGCGGTGGGGGTACTGACCTACGGGCTGATCGAGGGAGGTGCCCGCGGCTGGACCTCACCGGTCATCCTGGGCTGCTTCGCCGCCGCGGCGATCCTCCTCGCCGCCTTCGTCGCCGTCGAGGCCCGTCGTTCCGCTCCGATGCTGCCGCTGCGGCTGTTCCGGCAGCGCCTGTTCACCGTGTCCAACACCGCCATGGTCGTGGTGGGGTTCGCGCTCATGGGCTCTTCGTTCTTCTTCTCCCAGTTCTTCGTGTACGTCCAGGGCAGCTCGATCCTGCGCGCGGGCCTGCAGACCCTGCCGGTATCCCTCGCCATGGTGATCGTCAGCCCGTACGCGGGCCGGCTCGCCGCCCGGTACGGCTTCCGAATCGTGGTCACCACCGGCCTGGCCCTGGCCGGTCTGGGACTGCTGGCGCTCGGCACGGTGCACGCCGACACCGGCTACGGGAACGTGTGGTGGCGGCTGGGACTCGCCGGCATCGGCTTCGCACTGGCCATGTCCCCACTGACAGGCGCCGCCATCCAAGCAGTCAGCCCGCAGGAAGGCGGCCTCGCATCAGGCATCAGCAGCACCACCCGGCAGATCGGCGCGGTGCTCGGTGTGGCGGTACTCGGAGCCATCGTCCGCGCCCGCCAATCCGGCGGCGCCTCCTTCGAGTCCGGCCTCAACAGCGCCTTCCTCGCCGCCGGCACCGTCACTTTGGCCACTGCCGTGTTCAGTGGCCTGTGGCTGGCGAGGTCCAAGCCCGCGGAAGGCTCCGCGGAGCCGCGTCGTTCCACCGATCCAGATGCGGTCACCACCTCGAACGAGGCATCCGTGAAGAGCCGTTGA